One region of Triticum aestivum cultivar Chinese Spring chromosome 6B, IWGSC CS RefSeq v2.1, whole genome shotgun sequence genomic DNA includes:
- the LOC123140074 gene encoding putative F-box protein At3g19560 isoform X1, with protein MARRSSRKRNVQTVLTDLPDALIVEILSRLPLKSLCCCKCVDTHWYDLISHPEHIKKLPQTLAGFFFDTEDIGRCPKVARHFANIGEPPQIDPSSPFLPPEFELVRLEDCCDGLLLCCSSQHPFRRLVCNPATERWVVLPALPADSSCVAQEDTFHLVFDRDVSSHFHVFQIVLKDWRWVAGINIYSSGTGSWNFMESGWESDTSICHNRHLFHQGMLHFVSFQSTVVSVDLEGKKWRVIPVPEGVQRYEFAILDLGILGRSQGHLHYMLHTENRFIVSVWCLQNYDSDEWTLKHRLNNNKLLNNTGTVYGYEFCAISCHPDRSLICYVNLRDNTMMAYDTAREEARVLCSVGRGDLMSCFPYVPLFSDSSVPLSS; from the coding sequence ATGGCGAGGAGATCTAGCAGGAAGAGAAATGTGCAGACTGTTCTCACCGACCTCCCTGACGCACTCATCGTCGAGATCCTGTCACGGCTGCCACTTAAGTCGCTTTGCTGCTGCAAGTGTGTCGACACGCACTGGTACGACCTCATCTCCCACCCTGAACACATCAAGAAGCTCCCACAGACCCTCGCCGGCTTCTTCTTTGACACCGAAGACATTGGACGCTGTCCCAAAgtagctcggcactttgccaatatCGGTGAACCACCTCAGATTGATCCCAGTTCCCCCTTCTTGCCGCCTGAGTTTGAGCTTGTCAGGCTGGAAGACTGTTGTGATGGCCTTCTCCTGTGCTGCTCTTCTCAGCATCCGTTCCGCCGTTTAGTTTGCAATCCTGCTACAGAGAGATGGGTCGTGTTACCCGCATTGCCAGCTGACTCCAGTTGTGTAGCTCAGGAAGACACCTTTCATTTGGTTTTCGACCGTGATGTTTCCTCCCATTTCCATGTGTTTCAGATTGTGTTGAAAGATTGGCGGTGGGTGGCGGGCATAAATATATACTCCTCGGGAACTGGGTCATGGAACTTCATGGAAAGTGGGTGGGAATCTGATACCAGTATTTGCCACAACAGACATTTGTTTCATCAAGGCATGCTCCATTTTGTTAGTTTTCAGTCTACAGTAGTGTCGGTAGACTTGGAGGGGAAGAAATGGAGGGTAATTCCAGTGCCAGAAGGAGTGCAAAGGTATGAGTTTGCTATTCTTGATCTTGGTATTCTTGGTCGATCCCAGGGGCACTTGCATTACATGCTGCACACAGAGAATCGTTTTATAGTTTCCGTCTGGTGTCTTCAGAACTATGATTCAGATGAATGGACGCTGAAGCACCGTTTGAACAATAACAAGTTGCTGAACAATACAGGTACAGTCTATGGCTATGAATTCTGTGCCATCTCATGTCATCCAGATCGTAGTTTGATTTGCTATGTTAATCTTCGTGACAACACAATGATGGCGTATGACACTGCTCGCGAGGAGGCTCGTGTTCTCTGCTCTGTTGGCCGAGGCGATTTGATGTCATGCTTTCCCTATGTTCCGCTGTTCAGCGATTCTAGTGTTCCCCTGAGTAGTTAG
- the LOC123140074 gene encoding putative F-box/kelch-repeat protein At3g17280 isoform X2, protein MARRSSRKRNVQTVLTDLPDALIVEILSRLPLKSLCCCKCVDTHWYDLISHPEHIKKLPQTLAGFFFDTEDIGRCPKVARHFANIGEPPQIDPSSPFLPPEFELVRLEDCCDGLLLCCSSQHPFRRLVCNPATERWVVLPALPADSSCVAQEDTFHLVFDRDVSSHFHVFQIVLKDWRWVAGINIYSSGTGSWNFMESGWESDTSICHNRHLFHQGMLHFVSFQSTVVSVDLEGKKWRVIPVPEGVQRTMIQMNGR, encoded by the exons ATGGCGAGGAGATCTAGCAGGAAGAGAAATGTGCAGACTGTTCTCACCGACCTCCCTGACGCACTCATCGTCGAGATCCTGTCACGGCTGCCACTTAAGTCGCTTTGCTGCTGCAAGTGTGTCGACACGCACTGGTACGACCTCATCTCCCACCCTGAACACATCAAGAAGCTCCCACAGACCCTCGCCGGCTTCTTCTTTGACACCGAAGACATTGGACGCTGTCCCAAAgtagctcggcactttgccaatatCGGTGAACCACCTCAGATTGATCCCAGTTCCCCCTTCTTGCCGCCTGAGTTTGAGCTTGTCAGGCTGGAAGACTGTTGTGATGGCCTTCTCCTGTGCTGCTCTTCTCAGCATCCGTTCCGCCGTTTAGTTTGCAATCCTGCTACAGAGAGATGGGTCGTGTTACCCGCATTGCCAGCTGACTCCAGTTGTGTAGCTCAGGAAGACACCTTTCATTTGGTTTTCGACCGTGATGTTTCCTCCCATTTCCATGTGTTTCAGATTGTGTTGAAAGATTGGCGGTGGGTGGCGGGCATAAATATATACTCCTCGGGAACTGGGTCATGGAACTTCATGGAAAGTGGGTGGGAATCTGATACCAGTATTTGCCACAACAGACATTTGTTTCATCAAGGCATGCTCCATTTTGTTAGTTTTCAGTCTACAGTAGTGTCGGTAGACTTGGAGGGGAAGAAATGGAGGGTAATTCCAGTGCCAGAAGGAGTGCAAAG AACTATGATTCAGATGAATGGACGCTGA
- the LOC123140074 gene encoding putative F-box/kelch-repeat protein At3g17280 isoform X3, translating into MARRSSRKRNVQTVLTDLPDALIVEILSRLPLKSLCCCKCVDTHWYDLISHPEHIKKLPQTLAGFFFDTEDIGRCPKVARHFANIGEPPQIDPSSPFLPPEFELVRLEDCCDGLLLCCSSQHPFRRLVCNPATERWVVLPALPADSSCVAQEDTFHLVFDRDVSSHFHVFQIVLKDWRWVAGINIYSSGTGSWNFMESGWESDTSICHNRHLFHQGMLHFVSFQSTVVSVDLEGKKWRVIPVPEGVQRYSLWL; encoded by the exons ATGGCGAGGAGATCTAGCAGGAAGAGAAATGTGCAGACTGTTCTCACCGACCTCCCTGACGCACTCATCGTCGAGATCCTGTCACGGCTGCCACTTAAGTCGCTTTGCTGCTGCAAGTGTGTCGACACGCACTGGTACGACCTCATCTCCCACCCTGAACACATCAAGAAGCTCCCACAGACCCTCGCCGGCTTCTTCTTTGACACCGAAGACATTGGACGCTGTCCCAAAgtagctcggcactttgccaatatCGGTGAACCACCTCAGATTGATCCCAGTTCCCCCTTCTTGCCGCCTGAGTTTGAGCTTGTCAGGCTGGAAGACTGTTGTGATGGCCTTCTCCTGTGCTGCTCTTCTCAGCATCCGTTCCGCCGTTTAGTTTGCAATCCTGCTACAGAGAGATGGGTCGTGTTACCCGCATTGCCAGCTGACTCCAGTTGTGTAGCTCAGGAAGACACCTTTCATTTGGTTTTCGACCGTGATGTTTCCTCCCATTTCCATGTGTTTCAGATTGTGTTGAAAGATTGGCGGTGGGTGGCGGGCATAAATATATACTCCTCGGGAACTGGGTCATGGAACTTCATGGAAAGTGGGTGGGAATCTGATACCAGTATTTGCCACAACAGACATTTGTTTCATCAAGGCATGCTCCATTTTGTTAGTTTTCAGTCTACAGTAGTGTCGGTAGACTTGGAGGGGAAGAAATGGAGGGTAATTCCAGTGCCAGAAGGAGTGCAAAG GTACAGTCTATGGCTATGA